A stretch of the Salmo salar chromosome ssa20, Ssal_v3.1, whole genome shotgun sequence genome encodes the following:
- the LOC106580802 gene encoding nucleolar protein dao-5 isoform X7: MEFNRPKAPGGGPGDGEGGQVVLSTLDELKPWRSEQKLEEHGGQGGLSSTDTTNAAKTDPKAPAAGPGKVDLHSFHSSPSSDSEEEDKCKKEKKKKLKKRKKKDSSSSSSSSSSDSSSSDSEDEKKKKKKKAKKEGAGDIIVHDAAFISEPGLEGFTDLNNEETKKKKDNSGSDSEEDKKKKKKKKKKKKKDSSSSSSSSSSSSSSSSSSDSEEEKKKKKKKKKKKDSRCSSDSEADKKKGEEADGQGKDEYSCAAGVSAAGKEGAGLEGTLGQKSGKEKHEKKKDKKDKKTKKEKRTDKGSASESDGDDKCKNDKAKEGGASAEWICGRDFPEGMEAGNLSDDEREGEGGKKKEKKKKLKKKKKDSGCSSSSSSSTSSESSSSSDSEDDKKKKKKKMKKKKAEDSSSSSSSSSSSSSSSSSSSSDSEEENKKRKKKKDSSSSSSDSSSSSDSDDDKKKKKKKMKKMKKKKKDSSSDDSDSEKDKKKKKKKKKKKTKKKDSCSSDSEDDKKKKKKKKDKKDDSDSEEDKKKKKDKKKKKKDKKKKKKKDKDSDSEEDKKKKKKGKKKRKDTKDSSDSEDDKKKKKKKKDSGSDSKEEKKKKDKKKDKKKKDKKKDKKKKDKKKDKKKKDKKKKKDDSSSGSDDDKKKKKKKEKKKEKGSSSGSDDDEEKKKKDKKDSCSDVEGESKKKTKKDDNKKEDGPENEKCGELKKEGKYVGGLVMGGGCMDSKPSDEGSAIRPKPTLKLEPWGPSADARPNTRYESLYSPSHSLSPRESSPSRPPLSPLEALMRNPTWTSDRDPMTGRGPASSRTTLLKSSDLLRGPKPYQP, from the exons ATGGAGTTCAACCGACCCAAAG CTCCAGGGGGAGGgcctggagatggagagggaggacaaGTTGTCCTGAGCACGCTGGATGAACTCAAGCCTTGGAGGAGTGAACAGAAGCTTGAAGAGCATGGAGGGCAAGGAGGGCTGTCTTCAACCGACACCACTAACGCAGCCAAGACAGACCCCAAAGCTCCTGCAGCAGGACCTGGAAAG gttGACTTGCACTCATTCCACAGCTCCCCATCTTCAGACAGCGAGGAGGAGGACAAATGCAAGAAGGAAAAGAAAAAGAAgctgaagaagaggaagaagaag GATTCCagttcatcctcttcttcctcctcctctgacaGCAGCTCTTCAGACAGTGAA gatgagaagaagaagaagaagaagaaggcaaAGAAAGAAGGTGCTGGGGATATCATAGTACATGACGCAGCCTTCATATCTGAGCCTG GGCTTGAAGGCTTCACTGATCTAAACAACGAGGAAACAAAGAAGAAAAAGGAT AATTCAGGCTCAGACAGTGAAGaggacaagaagaagaagaagaagaagaagaagaagaagaagaag GATTCCAGCTCTTCTTCTTCATCTTCCAGctcatcatcctcttcatcatcctcctcagacagtgaggaggagaagaagaaaaagaagaaaaagaagaagaaaaag GATTCTAGATGTTCTTCTGACAGCGAGGCAGACAAAAAAAAG GGAGAAGAGGCAGACGGACAGGGCAAGGATGAGTACAGCTGTGCTGCTGGCGTTTCAGCAGCTG GTAAGGAGGGTGCTGGGCTGGAGGGTACCCTGGGACAGAAATCGGGCAAAGAAAAACATGAGAAGAAGAAAGACAAGAAAGACAAGAAGACGAAGAAAGAAAAGAGAACGGACAAG GGCTCTGCGTCTGAGAGTGATGGcgatgacaag TGCAAGAATGACAAAGCAAAGGAGGGTGGtgcatcagctgaatggattt GTGGCAGAGATTTTCCTGAAGGAATGGAAGCTGGAAATCTGAGTGACgacgagagagaaggagaaggaggcaagaagaaagagaagaagaagaagttgaagaaaaagaagaag GACTCTGGCTGTTCATCCTCTTCTTCATCATCTACATCCTCAGAAAGCTCTTCCTCTTCAGACAGCGAGGatgacaaaaagaagaagaaaaagaagatgaagaagaagaaaGCTGAG GATTCCAGttcttcatcttcctcctcctcgtcttcatcctcctcttcctcctcatcctcttctgaTAGCGAGGAGGAAAATAAAAAGAGGAAGAAAAAGAAG GATTCTAGTTCTTCATCCTCTGacagctcctcctcctctgacAGCGATGATGAcaaaaagaaaaagaagaagaagatgaagaagatgaagaagaagaaaaag GATTCCAGCTCTGATGATTCAGATAGCGAGaaagacaagaagaagaagaagaagaagaagaagaagaagacaaagAAAAAG GATTCCTGCTCATCAGACAGCGAAGACgataagaagaaaaagaagaagaagaaggataaGAAG GACGATTCTGACAGCGAGGAAGACAAGAAAAAGAAGAAggacaagaagaagaaaaagaaggacaagaagaaaaagaagaagaaggatAAG GACTCTGACAGCGAGGAAgacaagaaaaagaaaaagaagggCAAGAAGAAAAGGAAGGATACGAAG GACTCATCTGACAGCGAGGATgataagaaaaagaagaagaaaaagaag GATTCTGGTTCTGACAGcaaggaagagaagaagaagaaagacaaGAAGAAGGATAAGAAGAAGAAAGACAAGAAGAAGGATAAGAAGAAGAAAGACAAGAAGAAGGATAAGAAAAAGAAagacaagaagaagaaaaag GATGACTCCTCATCTGGAAGTGATGATgataagaaaaagaagaagaagaaggagaagaagaaagaaaag GGTTCCTCTTCTGgaagtgatgatgatgaggagaaaAAGAAGAAAGACAAGAAG GACTCCTGTTCCGATGTTGAGGGAGAATCTAAGAAAAAAACAAAGAAAGATGACAACAAGAAAGAG GATGGACCTGAGAATGAAAAGTGTGGAGAGCTGAAAAAGGAGGGGAAATATGTAGGTGGCTTGGTGATGGGAGGAGGGTGCATGGATAGTAAACCATCTGACGAGGGATCAGCTATTCGCCCGAAACCCACCCTGAAGTTGGAGCCTTGGGGGCCGTCGGCAGACGCCAGACCCAACACTCGCTATGAGTCACTTTATAGCCCCTCGCACTCTCTCAGTCCCAGGGAGAGCAGCCCCTCCCGCCCGCCACTCAGTCCCTTGGAGGCCCTGATGCGGAACCCAACCTGGACCAGCGACCGTGACCCAATGACTGGGAGAGGACCAGCCAGCAGCAGAACCACACTGCTCAAATCCAGTGATCTACTCAGGGGTCCTAAGCCTTATCAGCCTTAA
- the LOC106580802 gene encoding nucleolar protein dao-5 isoform X8: MEFNRPKAPGGGPGDGEGGQVVLSTLDELKPWRSEQKLEEHGGQGGLSSTDTTNAAKTDPKAPAAGPGKVDLHSFHSSPSSDSEEEDKCKKEKKKKLKKRKKKDSSSSSSSSSSDSSSSDSEDEKKKKKKKAKKEGAGDIIVHDAAFISEPGLEGFTDLNNEETKKKKDNSGSDSEEDKKKKKKKKKKKKKDSSSSSSSSSSSSSSSSSSDSEEEKKKKKKKKKKKDSRCSSDSEADKKKGEEADGQGKDEYSCAAGVSAAGKEGAGLEGTLGQKSGKEKHEKKKDKKDKKTKKEKRTDKCKNDKAKEGGASAEWICGRDFPEGMEAGNLSDDEREGEGGKKKEKKKKLKKKKKDSGCSSSSSSSTSSESSSSSDSEDDKKKKKKKMKKKKAEDSSSSSSSSSSSSSSSSSSSSDSEEENKKRKKKKDSSSSSSDSSSSSDSDDDKKKKKKKMKKMKKKKKDSSSDDSDSEKDKKKKKKKKKKKTKKKDSCSSDSEDDKKKKKKKKDKKDDSDSEEDKKKKKDKKKKKKDKKKKKKKDKDSDSEEDKKKKKKGKKKRKDTKDSSDSEDDKKKKKKKKDSGSDSKEEKKKKDKKKDKKKKDKKKDKKKKDKKKDKKKKDKKKKKDDSSSGSDDDKKKKKKKEKKKEKGSSSGSDDDEEKKKKDKKDSCSDVEGESKKKTKKDDNKKEDGPENEKCGELKKEGKYVGGLVMGGGCMDSKPSDEGSAIRPKPTLKLEPWGPSADARPNTRYESLYSPSHSLSPRESSPSRPPLSPLEALMRNPTWTSDRDPMTGRGPASSRTTLLKSSDLLRGPKPYQP; encoded by the exons ATGGAGTTCAACCGACCCAAAG CTCCAGGGGGAGGgcctggagatggagagggaggacaaGTTGTCCTGAGCACGCTGGATGAACTCAAGCCTTGGAGGAGTGAACAGAAGCTTGAAGAGCATGGAGGGCAAGGAGGGCTGTCTTCAACCGACACCACTAACGCAGCCAAGACAGACCCCAAAGCTCCTGCAGCAGGACCTGGAAAG gttGACTTGCACTCATTCCACAGCTCCCCATCTTCAGACAGCGAGGAGGAGGACAAATGCAAGAAGGAAAAGAAAAAGAAgctgaagaagaggaagaagaag GATTCCagttcatcctcttcttcctcctcctctgacaGCAGCTCTTCAGACAGTGAA gatgagaagaagaagaagaagaagaaggcaaAGAAAGAAGGTGCTGGGGATATCATAGTACATGACGCAGCCTTCATATCTGAGCCTG GGCTTGAAGGCTTCACTGATCTAAACAACGAGGAAACAAAGAAGAAAAAGGAT AATTCAGGCTCAGACAGTGAAGaggacaagaagaagaagaagaagaagaagaagaagaagaagaag GATTCCAGCTCTTCTTCTTCATCTTCCAGctcatcatcctcttcatcatcctcctcagacagtgaggaggagaagaagaaaaagaagaaaaagaagaagaaaaag GATTCTAGATGTTCTTCTGACAGCGAGGCAGACAAAAAAAAG GGAGAAGAGGCAGACGGACAGGGCAAGGATGAGTACAGCTGTGCTGCTGGCGTTTCAGCAGCTG GTAAGGAGGGTGCTGGGCTGGAGGGTACCCTGGGACAGAAATCGGGCAAAGAAAAACATGAGAAGAAGAAAGACAAGAAAGACAAGAAGACGAAGAAAGAAAAGAGAACGGACAAG TGCAAGAATGACAAAGCAAAGGAGGGTGGtgcatcagctgaatggattt GTGGCAGAGATTTTCCTGAAGGAATGGAAGCTGGAAATCTGAGTGACgacgagagagaaggagaaggaggcaagaagaaagagaagaagaagaagttgaagaaaaagaagaag GACTCTGGCTGTTCATCCTCTTCTTCATCATCTACATCCTCAGAAAGCTCTTCCTCTTCAGACAGCGAGGatgacaaaaagaagaagaaaaagaagatgaagaagaagaaaGCTGAG GATTCCAGttcttcatcttcctcctcctcgtcttcatcctcctcttcctcctcatcctcttctgaTAGCGAGGAGGAAAATAAAAAGAGGAAGAAAAAGAAG GATTCTAGTTCTTCATCCTCTGacagctcctcctcctctgacAGCGATGATGAcaaaaagaaaaagaagaagaagatgaagaagatgaagaagaagaaaaag GATTCCAGCTCTGATGATTCAGATAGCGAGaaagacaagaagaagaagaagaagaagaagaagaagaagacaaagAAAAAG GATTCCTGCTCATCAGACAGCGAAGACgataagaagaaaaagaagaagaagaaggataaGAAG GACGATTCTGACAGCGAGGAAGACAAGAAAAAGAAGAAggacaagaagaagaaaaagaaggacaagaagaaaaagaagaagaaggatAAG GACTCTGACAGCGAGGAAgacaagaaaaagaaaaagaagggCAAGAAGAAAAGGAAGGATACGAAG GACTCATCTGACAGCGAGGATgataagaaaaagaagaagaaaaagaag GATTCTGGTTCTGACAGcaaggaagagaagaagaagaaagacaaGAAGAAGGATAAGAAGAAGAAAGACAAGAAGAAGGATAAGAAGAAGAAAGACAAGAAGAAGGATAAGAAAAAGAAagacaagaagaagaaaaag GATGACTCCTCATCTGGAAGTGATGATgataagaaaaagaagaagaagaaggagaagaagaaagaaaag GGTTCCTCTTCTGgaagtgatgatgatgaggagaaaAAGAAGAAAGACAAGAAG GACTCCTGTTCCGATGTTGAGGGAGAATCTAAGAAAAAAACAAAGAAAGATGACAACAAGAAAGAG GATGGACCTGAGAATGAAAAGTGTGGAGAGCTGAAAAAGGAGGGGAAATATGTAGGTGGCTTGGTGATGGGAGGAGGGTGCATGGATAGTAAACCATCTGACGAGGGATCAGCTATTCGCCCGAAACCCACCCTGAAGTTGGAGCCTTGGGGGCCGTCGGCAGACGCCAGACCCAACACTCGCTATGAGTCACTTTATAGCCCCTCGCACTCTCTCAGTCCCAGGGAGAGCAGCCCCTCCCGCCCGCCACTCAGTCCCTTGGAGGCCCTGATGCGGAACCCAACCTGGACCAGCGACCGTGACCCAATGACTGGGAGAGGACCAGCCAGCAGCAGAACCACACTGCTCAAATCCAGTGATCTACTCAGGGGTCCTAAGCCTTATCAGCCTTAA
- the LOC106580802 gene encoding cylicin-2 isoform X3 yields MEFNRPKAPGGGPGDGEGGQVVLSTLDELKPWRSEQKLEEHGGQGGLSSTDTTNAAKTDPKAPAAGPGKVDLHSFHSSPSSDSEEEDKCKKEKKKKLKKRKKKDSSSSSSSSSSDSSSSDSEDEKKKKKKKAKKEGAGDIIVHDAAFISEPGLEGFTDLNNEETKKKKDNSGSDSEEDKKKKKKKKKKKKDSSSSSSSSSSSSSSSSSSDSEEEKKKKKKKKKKKDSSSSSSSSDSSSSSSSSDSDKDKKKKKKKKKKKKKKDSRCSSDSEADKKKQGEEADGQGKDEYSCAAGVSAAGKEGAGLEGTLGQKSGKEKHEKKKDKKDKKTKKEKRTDKGSASESDGDDKCKNDKAKEGGASAEWICGRDFPEGMEAGNLSDDEREGEGGKKKEKKKKLKKKKKDSGCSSSSSSSTSSESSSSSDSEDDKKKKKKKMKKKKAEDSSSSSSSSSSSSSSSSSSSSDSEEENKKRKKKKDSSSSSSDSSSSSDSDDDKKKKKKKMKKMKKKKKDSSSDDSDSEKDKKKKKKKKKKKTKKKDSCSSDSEDDKKKKKKKKDKKDDSDSEEDKKKKKDKKKKKKDKKKKKKKDKDSDSEEDKKKKKKGKKKRKDTKDSSDSEDDKKKKKKKKDSGSDSKEEKKKKDKKKDKKKKDKKKDKKKKDKKKDKKKKDKKKKKDDSSSGSDDDKKKKKKKEKKKEKGSSSGSDDDEEKKKKDKKDSCSDVEGESKKKTKKDDNKKEDGPENEKCGELKKEGKYVGGLVMGGGCMDSKPSDEGSAIRPKPTLKLEPWGPSADARPNTRYESLYSPSHSLSPRESSPSRPPLSPLEALMRNPTWTSDRDPMTGRGPASSRTTLLKSSDLLRGPKPYQP; encoded by the exons ATGGAGTTCAACCGACCCAAAG CTCCAGGGGGAGGgcctggagatggagagggaggacaaGTTGTCCTGAGCACGCTGGATGAACTCAAGCCTTGGAGGAGTGAACAGAAGCTTGAAGAGCATGGAGGGCAAGGAGGGCTGTCTTCAACCGACACCACTAACGCAGCCAAGACAGACCCCAAAGCTCCTGCAGCAGGACCTGGAAAG gttGACTTGCACTCATTCCACAGCTCCCCATCTTCAGACAGCGAGGAGGAGGACAAATGCAAGAAGGAAAAGAAAAAGAAgctgaagaagaggaagaagaag GATTCCagttcatcctcttcttcctcctcctctgacaGCAGCTCTTCAGACAGTGAA gatgagaagaagaagaagaagaagaaggcaaAGAAAGAAGGTGCTGGGGATATCATAGTACATGACGCAGCCTTCATATCTGAGCCTG GGCTTGAAGGCTTCACTGATCTAAACAACGAGGAAACAAAGAAGAAAAAGGAT AATTCAGGCTCAGACAGTGAAGaggacaagaagaagaagaagaagaagaagaagaagaaga AGGATTCCAGCTCTTCTTCTTCATCTTCCAGctcatcatcctcttcatcatcctcctcagacagtgaggaggagaagaagaaaaagaagaaaaagaagaagaaaaag GATTCCAGCTCCTCATCTTCATCCTCTGATagctcttcatcctcctcatcctcagaCAGCGACAaggacaagaagaagaagaagaagaagaagaagaagaagaagaaaaag GATTCTAGATGTTCTTCTGACAGCGAGGCAGACAAAAAAAAG CAGGGAGAAGAGGCAGACGGACAGGGCAAGGATGAGTACAGCTGTGCTGCTGGCGTTTCAGCAGCTG GTAAGGAGGGTGCTGGGCTGGAGGGTACCCTGGGACAGAAATCGGGCAAAGAAAAACATGAGAAGAAGAAAGACAAGAAAGACAAGAAGACGAAGAAAGAAAAGAGAACGGACAAG GGCTCTGCGTCTGAGAGTGATGGcgatgacaag TGCAAGAATGACAAAGCAAAGGAGGGTGGtgcatcagctgaatggattt GTGGCAGAGATTTTCCTGAAGGAATGGAAGCTGGAAATCTGAGTGACgacgagagagaaggagaaggaggcaagaagaaagagaagaagaagaagttgaagaaaaagaagaag GACTCTGGCTGTTCATCCTCTTCTTCATCATCTACATCCTCAGAAAGCTCTTCCTCTTCAGACAGCGAGGatgacaaaaagaagaagaaaaagaagatgaagaagaagaaaGCTGAG GATTCCAGttcttcatcttcctcctcctcgtcttcatcctcctcttcctcctcatcctcttctgaTAGCGAGGAGGAAAATAAAAAGAGGAAGAAAAAGAAG GATTCTAGTTCTTCATCCTCTGacagctcctcctcctctgacAGCGATGATGAcaaaaagaaaaagaagaagaagatgaagaagatgaagaagaagaaaaag GATTCCAGCTCTGATGATTCAGATAGCGAGaaagacaagaagaagaagaagaagaagaagaagaagaagacaaagAAAAAG GATTCCTGCTCATCAGACAGCGAAGACgataagaagaaaaagaagaagaagaaggataaGAAG GACGATTCTGACAGCGAGGAAGACAAGAAAAAGAAGAAggacaagaagaagaaaaagaaggacaagaagaaaaagaagaagaaggatAAG GACTCTGACAGCGAGGAAgacaagaaaaagaaaaagaagggCAAGAAGAAAAGGAAGGATACGAAG GACTCATCTGACAGCGAGGATgataagaaaaagaagaagaaaaagaag GATTCTGGTTCTGACAGcaaggaagagaagaagaagaaagacaaGAAGAAGGATAAGAAGAAGAAAGACAAGAAGAAGGATAAGAAGAAGAAAGACAAGAAGAAGGATAAGAAAAAGAAagacaagaagaagaaaaag GATGACTCCTCATCTGGAAGTGATGATgataagaaaaagaagaagaagaaggagaagaagaaagaaaag GGTTCCTCTTCTGgaagtgatgatgatgaggagaaaAAGAAGAAAGACAAGAAG GACTCCTGTTCCGATGTTGAGGGAGAATCTAAGAAAAAAACAAAGAAAGATGACAACAAGAAAGAG GATGGACCTGAGAATGAAAAGTGTGGAGAGCTGAAAAAGGAGGGGAAATATGTAGGTGGCTTGGTGATGGGAGGAGGGTGCATGGATAGTAAACCATCTGACGAGGGATCAGCTATTCGCCCGAAACCCACCCTGAAGTTGGAGCCTTGGGGGCCGTCGGCAGACGCCAGACCCAACACTCGCTATGAGTCACTTTATAGCCCCTCGCACTCTCTCAGTCCCAGGGAGAGCAGCCCCTCCCGCCCGCCACTCAGTCCCTTGGAGGCCCTGATGCGGAACCCAACCTGGACCAGCGACCGTGACCCAATGACTGGGAGAGGACCAGCCAGCAGCAGAACCACACTGCTCAAATCCAGTGATCTACTCAGGGGTCCTAAGCCTTATCAGCCTTAA
- the LOC106580802 gene encoding cylicin-2 isoform X1, which translates to MEFNRPKAPGGGPGDGEGGQVVLSTLDELKPWRSEQKLEEHGGQGGLSSTDTTNAAKTDPKAPAAGPGKVDLHSFHSSPSSDSEEEDKCKKEKKKKLKKRKKKDSSSSSSSSSSDSSSSDSEDEKKKKKKKAKKEGAGDIIVHDAAFISEPGLEGFTDLNNEETKKKKDNSGSDSEEDKKKKKKKKKKKKKDSSSSSSSSSSSSSSSSSSDSEEEKKKKKKKKKKKDSSSSSSSSDSSSSSSSSDSDKDKKKKKKKKKKKKKKDSRCSSDSEADKKKQGEEADGQGKDEYSCAAGVSAAGKEGAGLEGTLGQKSGKEKHEKKKDKKDKKTKKEKRTDKGSASESDGDDKCKNDKAKEGGASAEWICGRDFPEGMEAGNLSDDEREGEGGKKKEKKKKLKKKKKDSGCSSSSSSSTSSESSSSSDSEDDKKKKKKKMKKKKAEDSSSSSSSSSSSSSSSSSSSSDSEEENKKRKKKKDSSSSSSDSSSSSDSDDDKKKKKKKMKKMKKKKKDSSSDDSDSEKDKKKKKKKKKKKTKKKDSCSSDSEDDKKKKKKKKDKKDDSDSEEDKKKKKDKKKKKKDKKKKKKKDKDSDSEEDKKKKKKGKKKRKDTKDSSDSEDDKKKKKKKKDSGSDSKEEKKKKDKKKDKKKKDKKKDKKKKDKKKDKKKKDKKKKKDDSSSGSDDDKKKKKKKEKKKEKGSSSGSDDDEEKKKKDKKDSCSDVEGESKKKTKKDDNKKEDGPENEKCGELKKEGKYVGGLVMGGGCMDSKPSDEGSAIRPKPTLKLEPWGPSADARPNTRYESLYSPSHSLSPRESSPSRPPLSPLEALMRNPTWTSDRDPMTGRGPASSRTTLLKSSDLLRGPKPYQP; encoded by the exons ATGGAGTTCAACCGACCCAAAG CTCCAGGGGGAGGgcctggagatggagagggaggacaaGTTGTCCTGAGCACGCTGGATGAACTCAAGCCTTGGAGGAGTGAACAGAAGCTTGAAGAGCATGGAGGGCAAGGAGGGCTGTCTTCAACCGACACCACTAACGCAGCCAAGACAGACCCCAAAGCTCCTGCAGCAGGACCTGGAAAG gttGACTTGCACTCATTCCACAGCTCCCCATCTTCAGACAGCGAGGAGGAGGACAAATGCAAGAAGGAAAAGAAAAAGAAgctgaagaagaggaagaagaag GATTCCagttcatcctcttcttcctcctcctctgacaGCAGCTCTTCAGACAGTGAA gatgagaagaagaagaagaagaagaaggcaaAGAAAGAAGGTGCTGGGGATATCATAGTACATGACGCAGCCTTCATATCTGAGCCTG GGCTTGAAGGCTTCACTGATCTAAACAACGAGGAAACAAAGAAGAAAAAGGAT AATTCAGGCTCAGACAGTGAAGaggacaagaagaagaagaagaagaagaagaagaagaagaagaag GATTCCAGCTCTTCTTCTTCATCTTCCAGctcatcatcctcttcatcatcctcctcagacagtgaggaggagaagaagaaaaagaagaaaaagaagaagaaaaag GATTCCAGCTCCTCATCTTCATCCTCTGATagctcttcatcctcctcatcctcagaCAGCGACAaggacaagaagaagaagaagaagaagaagaagaagaagaagaaaaag GATTCTAGATGTTCTTCTGACAGCGAGGCAGACAAAAAAAAG CAGGGAGAAGAGGCAGACGGACAGGGCAAGGATGAGTACAGCTGTGCTGCTGGCGTTTCAGCAGCTG GTAAGGAGGGTGCTGGGCTGGAGGGTACCCTGGGACAGAAATCGGGCAAAGAAAAACATGAGAAGAAGAAAGACAAGAAAGACAAGAAGACGAAGAAAGAAAAGAGAACGGACAAG GGCTCTGCGTCTGAGAGTGATGGcgatgacaag TGCAAGAATGACAAAGCAAAGGAGGGTGGtgcatcagctgaatggattt GTGGCAGAGATTTTCCTGAAGGAATGGAAGCTGGAAATCTGAGTGACgacgagagagaaggagaaggaggcaagaagaaagagaagaagaagaagttgaagaaaaagaagaag GACTCTGGCTGTTCATCCTCTTCTTCATCATCTACATCCTCAGAAAGCTCTTCCTCTTCAGACAGCGAGGatgacaaaaagaagaagaaaaagaagatgaagaagaagaaaGCTGAG GATTCCAGttcttcatcttcctcctcctcgtcttcatcctcctcttcctcctcatcctcttctgaTAGCGAGGAGGAAAATAAAAAGAGGAAGAAAAAGAAG GATTCTAGTTCTTCATCCTCTGacagctcctcctcctctgacAGCGATGATGAcaaaaagaaaaagaagaagaagatgaagaagatgaagaagaagaaaaag GATTCCAGCTCTGATGATTCAGATAGCGAGaaagacaagaagaagaagaagaagaagaagaagaagaagacaaagAAAAAG GATTCCTGCTCATCAGACAGCGAAGACgataagaagaaaaagaagaagaagaaggataaGAAG GACGATTCTGACAGCGAGGAAGACAAGAAAAAGAAGAAggacaagaagaagaaaaagaaggacaagaagaaaaagaagaagaaggatAAG GACTCTGACAGCGAGGAAgacaagaaaaagaaaaagaagggCAAGAAGAAAAGGAAGGATACGAAG GACTCATCTGACAGCGAGGATgataagaaaaagaagaagaaaaagaag GATTCTGGTTCTGACAGcaaggaagagaagaagaagaaagacaaGAAGAAGGATAAGAAGAAGAAAGACAAGAAGAAGGATAAGAAGAAGAAAGACAAGAAGAAGGATAAGAAAAAGAAagacaagaagaagaaaaag GATGACTCCTCATCTGGAAGTGATGATgataagaaaaagaagaagaagaaggagaagaagaaagaaaag GGTTCCTCTTCTGgaagtgatgatgatgaggagaaaAAGAAGAAAGACAAGAAG GACTCCTGTTCCGATGTTGAGGGAGAATCTAAGAAAAAAACAAAGAAAGATGACAACAAGAAAGAG GATGGACCTGAGAATGAAAAGTGTGGAGAGCTGAAAAAGGAGGGGAAATATGTAGGTGGCTTGGTGATGGGAGGAGGGTGCATGGATAGTAAACCATCTGACGAGGGATCAGCTATTCGCCCGAAACCCACCCTGAAGTTGGAGCCTTGGGGGCCGTCGGCAGACGCCAGACCCAACACTCGCTATGAGTCACTTTATAGCCCCTCGCACTCTCTCAGTCCCAGGGAGAGCAGCCCCTCCCGCCCGCCACTCAGTCCCTTGGAGGCCCTGATGCGGAACCCAACCTGGACCAGCGACCGTGACCCAATGACTGGGAGAGGACCAGCCAGCAGCAGAACCACACTGCTCAAATCCAGTGATCTACTCAGGGGTCCTAAGCCTTATCAGCCTTAA